AAAGGGACAGTGAGTTTCCTCCAACAACACTATATCGCTCAACAGACAGTTACCTCAGTGTTCTCAGGATCTTCTCGAGGTATCTCACATCTTTACATTTTTCAATGTAATCGTAGTCCAGGTGCTCCACAGGAACCTTGCCCCTGTAGTCCACAGTGGTGGAGTGACTCTGAAGGGATAAAACTGCGTCTTCACTCATTTCTGGAAAGAATTTACACAGTCAATGTGTCAAAAAGTGTTCCATAAAAGGGAGACATGGCAGTTCTGCATTATATTTGTATAACTTACCAGCTTTTTAGCTAGCTACCTTAACTTTACTGGTTATTTTAATAGTTCGTCAGAAACAGCTAGGTTCTATAATTAGGGATGTAACATTCGGGAAAGGCAGACTTATCTCTTAAGTGTCTCTTGAGTAATTAATGCAAGATCACATTAATGTTAATAATGTTAAGCAAAACTAGTTTACCTGCTCCCGTTTGGCTGAACGCTCATCGACAATGTGGTGTGTATTGCTATGGTAACCACACACGGACGGAAGGCCGGTAGCGCCGAGAGGAAGCACGTGACACAGCCAACAGAGGGCTCCAAATTTGAAAACGTGGCTGGTGAACATGAGAAAACAGGAACAACAGCGGGGGGACAGCTGAGGCCTGAGGAAACAACATCGCCTACAGAGGCCACGGCTTTTTGGAATAGCCCCGTTTTAACTTCAGGTAGGTATTTGTTAAATATTAAGCGCGTTTATTCCCGAAGAAGATTATTTTGTCGAGCTTAAGGTACAGGTGCGTGGAATTCACCGACATTACCTCGTACTGGTTCTAGTTTCAGGAGGCTAACAACGTTATGTTAGTAAACGTGGATGGCAGACAAAAATGTCagccacattttttttctttaattataacTCGGTGTTTGACAGATGTTTTACGAGgcccacagttttttttttgtttgtttgtttgttttttaatggcaATCATTTTTGCATGGCATTTCAGGCTTAACACAGGTGTAACTGATTAGTCATTCACTGTGCCATTCCGGGTCCCCTTCAGTCACATTAACAGGAGGCTATTTCAGCTTTGACGGAGCATCACTGCTTTTAATTCTGGAACCGGTTTTTATCCTGTCATGTCTTGTTAAAATGGCTGCTCTGACCCTCTGAACTAGCATAGAGGGTGAAATTACACTGTAAAATGCGCACGCACGAAACGTCGtcgggtttttgttttgttttgcttttggatGAATTTTACTAATATCAGTTTTGCGTGTGTTTACCAAATAATTTTGCCTTGTCATATTTCTTCAGACGGAATTAAGTGTGAAAATAACGAGGAGTAAAATGATGTTAAAGGTGGTGTATACTGTCAGTCGGGCTCTGTCGGTGTCTTTTGGCGGTTATGGAGCTCTTTAAAGCGGCATCAGAGAGGGCACGAGACGGGGGGATTTAAATCGGCAGCAGCACGCGCTCTCATAGCAACGCGgatgaaacagctgagaaggaTCAGAGATAAATCAGCTGTCTGTTGCTTTCTGATATACAAACTGCTACTTTTATACACTGAAAACCACCGTAAGATTCGGGAGataacttttattttactgtaagtCAGTCCAGCATGAGACGCCTTttaaaaatatagtttttaaaagtatttaagctAGCGTTGTATGTGTTTACGGTCTCTTTAAGTTCATATTTGCTGTGCTGAAGTAGTTCTGTTTATTATATTCTGTTTCACTCCAGGTGACTTGTAATCCCCTGGAGGCCAGGCTAAGGTTTGTTGGCGCACTCAGGAGGAAGATGCAGTGCACTCCTGAATCTAGTCTTTATCTTGATGGCTCTAAAGGGCAGCACTGCTACGATGACTGCTCTGACAGTGGATACTCAGGTTTTTTCCAGAGCCCACACAGCACCAGTGGAGCTGATTCATGTAGGTCTTTGTCTCCGGTGGAACTGGATGAAACGCCCAAAGAGAACCTCCGGGTTTCTGTCACGCCAAAGAAGATCCGAGAACAAGTCAGATTTTTGGGCAGAGACTCCAGGAAGGTTTCAGCTGTAAGCTGGTGTGAAACTCCTAAAATATGCAAAAGGAATACCTCGCTGCGACAGAGACTTCTACTGTGTAAACCCACTGTAGATGTCAAAAATGACAACACAAGATCACCGTGCACCAGAGGGATTGAATCCCCTGTCAGTGGGTCTGAACCCTATTTGAATACATCATTTGACTCTGTAGACACTGAGATGGGGGCATCAAGCACTTTAAAAGTGGACCAGGACCTGCCACTATCAGGCAGGAAGCGCCGTGTTCTGTTCACACAGGTGAGGACCTCAACTCTTGAAGATGGCAAGCACAACTGTTGTCACCTTCCCAGTTTTGAGAAAGAAGCCTCACTCACAGATCTAGACATGAGTGAACACATTTTTGCATCTGGTCAATGTAATGTCAAGACTCCAGGCTTCAACGAATTCCTGCCCATCTCTAAAGAAAACTCTCAGTCACCACTGGGCAGCATGACAGATAATCTATATAATGGCTCAAGTGTCTTGTGCACACCATCATCTGCACATACACCCAGCTATATCAGGTATGTGTTTTATTGACgaagaaaataaaactttaaaatatttaaacacagaTTAACTCCTTTCTGACTTTTAAACAGGTCGTTGAGTGAGGACAGCGGTTTCAGCTCAGTGACTCTTGATAAATCGCAAGACTCCACAGTGGACCATGATGGCTCGTTCcaggagctgctgctgtctgcctcCAAaggaaactctgaaactccAAATCCAACAGAGGGAAGGCGCCGCTCCCGTTTGCAGCGTCAGCACAGGCTCTCTACGCTTAAAGAAGGTGGCTCTCAGTCTGAGGAAGACCCAATGGACAGAAAGCATCAACATCCTTATCAATGTTACAGCCATTCTAAAGAGGATGAGGTTTTTGCTGGGGATATCACCCCTCGCAGTGTCCTCTCTGTTAAATGTGGTAATGCCGTGAGCTCTGATCGCTTGGGCTCAGCAAAAAAAGATTATACCACCCCACAAAGAGTGACTAAAACCAAGGCACAAGACATGACCCCTTGTTCTACAGATTTTGGCAATCCAGATATCACACCACTCAGGATGACTCCAGTTAACCTCTCTCTGACTCCAGCGCTGCAGCTGGTTCAAGCTATGTGTCAGCACCATGCCCAGATGTTGGCTGGTCAAAGTCCAAGCCTGAAAGAGCAGCTGAAGTCTGCAGCAGCACTGACCAAGACCCCAAGCACTCTTCGGACCACTATGCCATTGGCAGGGCTGATTGGCAGGAAGATGGGCCTGGAGAAGGTGGACATACTCACAGAGCTGATGAAGAGGAACCTCAGGCACATCCTGGCTGTTATACTTTGCCAGATGGACTCTGAGAGTGTCTATAGGTGATGTTtccaaatatacatttttattcacacaATGTTTTACAGCGCATATCATCcatgcttacttgccacaggtTGCAGCTCCTTTCCCATTTGGTCACTGATTAATAAAATCATGACTACATTTTTAATGGAGTAAAGAATAATTCAGAGTCCTGTAGAATGATCGCAAGGTGATTGACGCTGAGCTGAAACATACATGTTGTTATAACAGTGTTTGTTGTATAAACGATGCAATTATTAGTAAAATCAGTGGAGTTTAGCTTGCATTACAAACTTGTGTTGTCTAAAAAGTTTAGTGAGCTGAAAATATTTCTCTCatactttgttgtttttcacaggTGCAGCTGTGTTTGCAAAAGCTGGAATCAAATTCTCCAGCAAGACAAGCTAGCTAGCACAATGAGAAGAAGCCACCTGAGTCAAGTGGAGGCTGCTCTTGAGGTAAGAGCCAGGCTATGGCTAAAGGTCTTATAagcagggctgcacataagtggtccgcaggtgtgcatttgctgtcaaaataaaagacgtgcaccagataagaagttgcaacgcgcgtttgcgtacataagattttctggaggaggacacacatttgtttagaactcttaaaaaTGTTGAAGAAGCAAACTCCTTTAAGAAATtgctttggtgttcctccacctccaaagaaatgtcaggagtccgaacagcaaaagaagcgcgtattctcggaaaagtggttgcaggaggtgagctggcttcaaacaaatgatgaacgcacagagatgtggtgcagaatatgccgtgaaaatcccactctagcggacaaaaactgTGCCTTTTTATATGTATGCAAACGCCCATTTCAGCCTCTTATCTTATTCGCTTcctattttgacagcgaatgcgcacctgcggaccacttatgtgcacccctgctTATAAGAGTGTTTGTTCAGCTCTGTAGCATTTagctttctgtgttttcagttaAACACAACATCTCTGTTATCACAGTCTTTGCTCTGTGGTCATCAGTGCATACGTACATCAAAATGAGTCGGCGTTATCACAATCTCCATCACTGTCACTGAAATGACTCTGAACTTATTTGCTGTCGTCTTATAGCTTGGTGCTGCTGTCCATGTCGCTGATGCAGAGACCAGAGCCATGTTGCTTAAGCGATCAGCTCTGAAGACAGTTCAGGCCCAGTCTAGGACCTCCAGCTACTGCACTCCACAGTCAGGAAGCAGGGCTTTAACGCCACTGCAGCTCAGCGCCTTGCattcagacagcagcagcaaacgGGATAAATTTCTGGAGGTAAGTTACAAATCcattaaactgcattttcttgAACATGGTACAGTCATGCTTTGAGGCATTTCTCATCAAACATTTATCAAAGTTATTTTAATAACTTCTTTTTCCTCTCAGGTTGCTAAAACCCTCTTCAATGATGAGTGCCTCAAGCCTTGTCCGAGATGTCAGCATCCCGCAAGATGCCATTCAGGCAAAAGAGAGGGAGTGTGCAGCAGAGCTGACTGTGGATTCCAGTTTTGCATGTCATGCTTGTGTACTTCTCACGGCTCTAGAGAGTGCGGTAGTCACTCTGCAGGCCGTCGCAGAAAGGACATACTTCCCGGAAGCGCTCAAAGCAAGCGCAATGTTAAAAGACTATGAACAAATTATTCCTGCTTCGTGAAGTCACTTTAATAATATCTATTTTTTGCAAGTTTATAGATGGCAATAAGCAGCGAGGAAACAGATGTGTAGTACGTGCGGTGTCTGTACTCTtcaatgtttgtttgtatttctttacTTATCCCATCCTACCCCTTTCCTTTTTTGATATAGTTCTtacttgtatattttttttaaattatgcactGAAGGAGGTTTTACCAGCAGATAAAAGGATTTCATTTTACTGTTGTATTTTTCTATGCACTGACTGTACAgcatgttgggttttttgttttggagctATTGAGATTTTCAGCTTTTACAAACATGTTTTCTAGATcggttttaaaataaacttgatATAtagtaaaaccttttttttttcgtcTTCTTTTCTTCCCCTACCCGTGTGCTGCGTCACATTTGTGAGGATTGTGTATGTCGCTGTAACATGTACAAATCAGTCTTTGGTGCCACCTAGTGGTTTGACACTTTCACTGCGAAAGGAGTTTtattttaacccccccccccccaaaaaaaaaaaaaatatatatatacacacacacacacacacacaccttagaTACTTAGAACTTTAAAGTAATCTCTGAATTATCTCGAATAAATCGATCCTGGGGTATTAAAGAAGAAACTCTAAATTGCATTAATTTCTCTGGTCCTGTCTGGTTAAACTTTTACTGCCCCCCCGTGTTTTGAAAATGCGTCCACTTCCATAGCAACCTGGACTCACAGTGATTGAGTTTGACTTTCTGAGTAAGCCCGTCTGAAAGTACTGtctgccatttttatttttaaggaaaGGCATGTGTGGATTCATTTCAACAGGTAAGAGCAGCACTTTAAACACATCTCAGTTTACTCATGTTTTTACAACTAGCGTGTTGGAaatttgagtttttctttctctttgcaaGAGTTTCTCCGCCTTACTGTGGACAGTTTTGTGAGTAAAAGTTTAGATTCCTCATATTTTCCCCAGTCTGTTACAGCTCGGAcagaatgtttgttttttaagcgtTTTAATGTTGATCTTCACACAGGAGAGCTCTCTGGCCTCTGATGCTGTACTGGCTCACTTCTTCAATGATTTCCTAAGTGCGCCGGTAATGTAGGCCTGACATAGATATGCAGAACTTTGACATGGCTCAAAGCAGTTTTCTTACCTTCGCATGTTTTTGCCAGTCTTTCCCAGAGGCTTTGCGGTACAACCGGGAGACGGGGCTGTTTGAGATGGCGAGTAGAGCGGTAGAGTTTGTCTCCACAAGAATCCGATCAGCCCTTTACAACAGAAAATCACAGCTTCTTGCTGTTGACCCGTCACTGCTCACCAAAATGCCCCCAATAGACAATCATTACGCTGTCTGTGTAAGTAGCTGCTagcaaaatgtttgtgtgtgtttgtatggaGGGGTAGAAATCTCTATACTGGATTGAAGAACTTGTCCCTGACATTCACAGTGCCTGGACAGAGAGCGAGGAATGCAGTGGATCAAAAAGGAAAGATTCCCCTTTTTCCTTCAAAGTGATTGTTATCATGAATACAGGTAAAGTGTTAAATCCTGTtgaaacaaatgttttaatacatttgttttGCAGGCAAGTTTCATCTCATTTTTACCTACATTTTCTCTTTACCTATGAAATGTGATTTCTTTGCAGTATCCAGACAGTGTGCTAAGATGCCTTGATGCTGACTTTGCTGTCTCCTTATTTTATGATGAACAAGTAAAGTCTGGGTctctttttagtttagtttgcaagtgttttaaCTTCGAAAAGAAGTATCGATTTAAGATTGCTACTTTCAGATCTGAGACTAATCTCTTCTCCGTCTTTTAAGAAGCCTAAAGGCTTCAAGAATCTCTGCAGAGAGAGCCATGCTAACTTATAGGCTGCACATAGAAGAAGCAATACAACAGCAGCCATTTACAGGCCATTCTTTTGAATCTTTTGTCTCGTCTCTCTGCCTCACCAGCTGTGGCACATGGCTGTGCCTACCTGAGAGGTTTCTACCTGTtataagggagtttttcctttctacTGCTGCCAAGCACTTTCTCATCTGAttgtggggttttctctgtattattgtagggtctttttcTTACAATAAAAAGGGCCTTGAGACAACTGatattgtatttaaataaaactgaattcaactgaattaaaaaaaaagaatgtttttaAGAAATCTTGCTTGTGTATTTTCCAACTGGCAGTGCCTCCTCTCTCTGTGATTTTCCCCAGACTAGCCAAGCTTCTGCTTCAGTGGGACCCAAACTTGTGTATTCACAGAAGGAAAAGCAGTTCAGTTCGGACCACCCTGTCAGCCCCTCAACTGCGTTCCTTAAAATTAAACACGGGTAATACTAATGTAGTAAATGTCTTGTCCCGCAGTgcagcaaaacaaaatgtgtttgtatCCTGTGAGTATAAAAATAAGAACTATGTGTGTcccatgtttttatttcctcacATCTCAGGGTTTATGAGCACACGCAATCTTACATGTCTAACATCTCTGCAAAAGGAACAACTTATTCCAAAAAGCAGTGACTCAACCAGATGTTACTCCAGCTGGTCTGAGCCAGAAAGCCTGTGTTCCTTTCCCCCTTTGTCCTCATCAGGTTTCTCCTCTGCTCACCTTCAAAGTGGGAAACCTCAGGAACTTAAGAGCTCACAAACAGAGCTGGGTGTCTGCTCTGGGCTATCATCTGTTAGTAAAGAGAAACACCTAAAAGAGATCAGTAGCCTGGCATCTCATTCTCCCGAACAACACTTGGAGTACCTGGCTGTCCAAGTGACTGAACAGGTGCTTAAAGACACAATGAATGTAACGGATGGTCCGAACCAGGCAGACACTTGGGAGTGCTTCAGCAAGTCAGGAGATCAGGCAAACTGTAGCAGCACAGACAGATCCTGTAAATGTGACCTTAACCGACATCTCAACAGAGGAAGACTggagggggagaaagagagaagtcaACGTGGCAAGAGGGGGTGTGGATGGGATAAGAAGGATCAGGAAGAGGGGAGCAGAGCCACAAACCAGGAAGATGTCCCTTATACTTGTTGCAATGATACAGGTTTCTATGGAAGCTTGGATAAGTTTAGGGAGTTTTTACAAGGAACGTCAGGAGAGAAGCTCCTTAATCTCTGGATGGATATAGAGAGACTGAAGGCTGCACGGGACAAAGAGCGGAAGCACAGGTAAACACACCTGTCTTATTCTGCAGCTCGAAAAGTTCTAAATATTCAAGCAGAATTTATTGTCTTTTGTTAAGTGAAATAAATTTTCAATGTGGTATTGTTTCAGGTATTTGGTTCTCATGAGAAGCTGCTACCTGCTGAGCAGCAGTCAGTTCAGTCTGAATGCGGAGCTGCTCTCCAGACTGGGACTGACTACCTCCCCCTGCTGGACAGAGGACAAACTGCGCTCAGTTCAGACCTGCCTCACTGAGCCTCTGCTCCACTACTGGTGAGATTTGCAGTGTTTATCTTCTAAATGTCAGTGACTGTGTCTAGAATGCATCCATAAAAATGACCTTTACATTTACTCCTgtattacatttattattttgttgtcttGTATAATTGTTGATTGTGTTCTGTATAAACTGGGTTTTCATATGTTATAATTTTGCATGTGTCTAAATCTTCTAATGAAATTATGCCCCCTCTCTTTTCTGCAGGGTTCCTCGGTTCTGGACATCTCTGTGCCATCAGGAAGACCATAGTAACTCCTCTGATGTGGAGCTGAGGACAGGGTGGTGTTACAGCTCTTCTTTGGGCTCACAGCCTCGCTGTTGCTCAACGTTCTTACGAACTGACAGCAGCTCGCCCCAGTCTTCCCATACTGTCCGTACACAGGTAGGTGTATTGAGATATATGTTACTATGTGCTTATAAGCTTTATGGCAGGAAATCAAGCCCACA
The DNA window shown above is from Astatotilapia calliptera chromosome 11, fAstCal1.2, whole genome shotgun sequence and carries:
- the fbxo43 gene encoding F-box only protein 43, with amino-acid sequence MQCTPESSLYLDGSKGQHCYDDCSDSGYSGFFQSPHSTSGADSCRSLSPVELDETPKENLRVSVTPKKIREQVRFLGRDSRKVSAVSWCETPKICKRNTSLRQRLLLCKPTVDVKNDNTRSPCTRGIESPVSGSEPYLNTSFDSVDTEMGASSTLKVDQDLPLSGRKRRVLFTQVRTSTLEDGKHNCCHLPSFEKEASLTDLDMSEHIFASGQCNVKTPGFNEFLPISKENSQSPLGSMTDNLYNGSSVLCTPSSAHTPSYIRSLSEDSGFSSVTLDKSQDSTVDHDGSFQELLLSASKGNSETPNPTEGRRRSRLQRQHRLSTLKEGGSQSEEDPMDRKHQHPYQCYSHSKEDEVFAGDITPRSVLSVKCGNAVSSDRLGSAKKDYTTPQRVTKTKAQDMTPCSTDFGNPDITPLRMTPVNLSLTPALQLVQAMCQHHAQMLAGQSPSLKEQLKSAAALTKTPSTLRTTMPLAGLIGRKMGLEKVDILTELMKRNLRHILAVILCQMDSESVYRCSCVCKSWNQILQQDKLASTMRRSHLSQVEAALELGAAVHVADAETRAMLLKRSALKTVQAQSRTSSYCTPQSGSRALTPLQLSALHSDSSSKRDKFLEVAKTLFNDECLKPCPRCQHPARCHSGKREGVCSRADCGFQFCMSCLCTSHGSRECGSHSAGRRRKDILPGSAQSKRNVKRL